A stretch of Ciconia boyciana chromosome 18, ASM3463844v1, whole genome shotgun sequence DNA encodes these proteins:
- the CCDC180 gene encoding coiled-coil domain-containing protein 180, with protein sequence MPYNDSTEKPPLYREATTFQKAWKSVDVNAAQEVGSLPDFVVPEETKTNILERLSERRRGRHDEALSSMYHELACIAREMEPFVLEPGKSLLTKLMESDRKIELLFKKIELDSTLEGFSIEGLEELWNIIHQESLTRRKWIREMDETLKKVEWSRADKITDVLRKYTVILEEISFFLSADVYRFMHDEAMMINRALLDNQRAIAKLFFNLMKSEMKRELSDRLKWQGRVKDWKLIRKNYVVHSFREFMANEEIQNPPTVKTEMENMITDQILLSERRLEFLQHLGDLLPPTHTKAEIDEWYRSLVNLNKSIDTHNVQSMMKIRMQYEMVQQKCLAEVQLCKNNLLNLNVCTKKEAEEIVNSDLLQLTEKLKSQFEEELEHMDRDFEELAKQNERNCRDLYSYFQEAMGLWDVHQLKLSQQEGELQKRLDECRRKQGNLIQMMEANLDIILNKMKTASSEEQLKKYLENALSSSDDIRARYETFNQVLMDKVMAYPEAILRELISYSISISQYFNVKEIFKQNLQGKTDSTFQDQELVKASEAECLVEQQAESIVQENEGEEKTVSCQQENEETNTAENEEIFAQETEEAEEKEDGESIPHESEETEPAEQGAIFNSSKAESSEIAIETFSTSSGNSYTVLGVKEAGKTDIPETYFTKYEKKESLPMYLKYVLIEETVFIELKKRIRLCFFEHLEKWFAESLSISCVFVAAKKEELNSELQLCLCSHQRRQEDIETNIYNVRAVELLFHKECLECHCAGVMEALKKEKAEFLKFCDQQNNVIKNLHSRIHDMESVLLSAPMTEKLVSFSNSLHSELHNHLEVIQVSLRSYRNYLEEALGKLRNSNVDFLKACRLFLEGGNFSPEEVKSFSKCVQKESKHIDFFESLIKTDMAKMESSCLEEATELINQSETKFHYLFMNRVFMEKIQRFLTNLRVQIKSEVANSNLQAVTLNSYLEKLHQKIDVCAHPTANEALTSEELYDFAKVVLKEVKKRSQYLDCLLVKAMSPHDNEDFTPLATNVTLQGSIAVAIRTECLRDENKLMVMGLDPVQFPLLNPSRMGKSAVDDLSISVIKNLLEIQPSRKSSGLTQERNDHSHLLGAAILPTSKKNHHLNVSNESPRNSATYSSAAWITKKSSCKKKRPRGRVGTTRPVLSDKRFQIFGEKPPESDTFKGSIMNILWTGNNSLLCLAEEFYEKGKPQITMPEDLPKTFEHCAEVLKQNLLSYQSQTDDYYNSCLIEFQDQLKLFEKELPYVSQLAVDSLLKEHEQKLSYSTGQIRHVFNKQLEDWENAKAVHKNQLHPSLGHPDNLLQLDALCQEEIKRQKDQADGIRLNTEMLQDCAAECAQNFVTALAAFTEKLLLELDESITIDDVQVAKTEMPREKTSTLISRKQAGLPLEICEVKPLIERGSRTWPGIPMTTLTDNSDYIICRETASVTTAKTTLGHKAAVEARDAGYKKYKCKLEQQFAQIKEESTAHLLTIQRWEDWWKRSIQKIKQLYT encoded by the exons ATGCCCTACAACGACTCCACAGAAAAGCCACCATTGTACAG AGAAGCTACAACATTTCAAAAGGCTTGGAAAAGTGTAGATGTAAATGCAGCTCAGGAAGTTGGATCCCTACCTGATTTTGTTG TTCCCGAGGAAACGAAGACTAATATCTTGGAACGCCTGTCAGAACGCCGGCGAGGCCGTCATGATGAAGCACTATCCTCAATGTATCACGAGCTTGCCTGCATTGCCAGG GAGATGGAACCCTTTGTTTTGGAGCCTGGAAAATCCCTTCTGACAAAACTGATGGAATCTGATAGAAAAATtgaacttctgtttaaaaagattGAGTTGGACTCTACTCTAGAAGGTTTCTCGATTGAG GGTTTGGAAGAACTGTGGAACATCATCCATCAGGAATCCTTGACCAGAAGGAAGTGGATTAGGGAAATGGATGAAACCTTAAAAAAGGTTGAATGGAGTCGAGCTGATAAA ATAACAGATGTACTGAGGAAGTATACTGTGATACTGGAGGAAATTTCCTTCTTCTTGTCAGCTGATGTTTACAGGTTCATGCATGATGAGGCCATG ATGATTAACAGAGCACTGTTGGATAATCAGAGGGCAATTGCCAAGCTGTTCTTTAATCTAATGAAATCAGAGATGAAGAGGGAATTATCAGATCGATTAAAATGGCAAGGTAGAGTCAAGGACTGGAAGCTCATCCGAAAGAACTACGTAGTTCACAGTTTCAG AGAATTTATGgcaaatgaagaaatacagaatcccccaactgtgaaaacagaaatggaaaatatgatAACGGATCAGATTTTACTTAGTGAAAGGAGACTGGAGTTTTTGCAGCACCTTGG TGATTTGTtgcctccaacacacacaaaagctgAGATAGATGAATGGTACAGATCTCTGGTGAATTTAAACAAAAGTATAG ATACCCACAATGTGCAGTCTATGATGAAAATACGCATGCAGTATGAGATGGTCCAGCAAAAATGTTTGGCAGAAGTGCAGTTATGCAAG aatAACCTGTTGAATCTGAATGTTTGCACAAAAAAAGAGGCTGAAGAAATTGTGAATTCTGACTTACTTCAGTTGACTGAGAAACTAAAAAGTCAGTTTGAAGAAGAACTGGAGCATATGGAT aGAGACTTTGAGGAGCTGGCTAAACAGAATGAGCGGAATTGTAGAGACTTGTACAGCTATTTTCAGGAGGCCATGGGGCTCTGGGATGTCCATCAACTCAAACTGTCCCAGCAGGAAGGTGAACTTCAGAAGAGATTAGATGAATGCAGACGGAAACAGGGCAACTTAATACAG ATGATGGAAGCTAATCTGGatataattttgaataaaatgaaaacagcgagctctgaagaacagctgaagaaatatttggagaacgccctttcttcttcagatgaCATTAGAGCTAG GTATGAGACATTCAACCAAGTTCTAATGGATAAAGTAATGGCTTACCCAGAAGCTATTTTGCGGGAATTGATTTCTTATAGTATATCCATCAGccaatattttaatgtaaaggaAATCTTCAAACAg aacTTGCAAGGAAAGACAGACTCCACGTTTCAAGATCAAG AACTAGTTAAGGCTTCAGAAGCTGAATGTCTGGTGGAGCAGCAAGCTGAGAGCATTGtgcaagaaaatgaaggagaggaaaagacgGTCAGTTGTcaacaagaaaatgaagaaacaaacacagcTGAGAATGAGGAGATCTTTGCACAGGAAactgaagaagcagaggaaaaagaagatgggGAGAGTATTCCTCATGAAAGTGAAGAAACTGAGCCTGCAGAACAGGGG GCTATATTcaacagcagcaaggcagaaagcTCTGAAATTGCCATTGAGACCTTTTCCACTTCTAGTGGAAACTCTTACACAGTTCTTGGAGTTAAAGAGGCAGGAAAGACTGACATCCCAGAGacttattttacaaaatatgaaaaaaaagaatcacttcCTATGTACCTGAAATACGTACTTATTGAAGAAACCGTGTTTATAGAGCTGAAGAAACG GATTCGCCTCTGCTTTTTTGAACACTTGGAGAAATGGTTTGCAGAGTCCTTGTCCATATCCTGTGTCTTTGTAGCTGCCAAGAAAGAGGAGCTGAATTCAGAACTTCAGCTGTGTCTTTGCTCGCATCAACGAAGACAGGAGGATATAGAGACAAATATCTACAATGTTAGAGCTG TGGAACTGCTATTTCACAAAGAGTGTCTAGAGTGCCACTGTGCAGGTGTGATGGAAGctctgaaaaaggagaaagctgaATTTCTCAAATTTTGTGATCAGCAAAATAATGTCATCAAAAACTTACATTCACGAATCCATGACATGGAGTCTGTCCTCCTCAGTGCTCCTATGACTGAGAA GTTAGTTTCTTTCAGCAACAGTCTGCACTCAGAGCTACATAATCATCTGGAAGTGATCCAGGTTTCCCTGAGAAGTTACCGGAACTATTTGGAGGAAGCTTTAGGAAAATTAAGGAATTCAAATGTGGATTTTCTCAAAGCTTGCAG attatttttggAGGGAGGTAACTTTTCGCCTGAGGAGGTAAAGTCTTTCAGCAAGTGTGTTCAGAAAGAAAGTAAGCATATCGacttttttgaaagtttaatCAAGACAGATATGGCAAAAATGGAATCGAGCTGCTTGGAGGAG GCTACTGAACTTATCAACCAGTCTGAAACAAAGTTCCATTATCTCTTTATGAATCGAGTCTTTATGGAGAAGATCCAACGATTTTTGACAAATCTACGAGTGCAAATCAAATCAGAG GTAGCAAATTCCAATCTGCAGGCAGTGACGTTAAACTCTTATCTGGAGAAGCTCCATCAGAAGATAGATGTTTGTGCTCATCCTACTGCAAATGAA GCTTTGACTTCTGAAGAGTTGTATGATTTTGCCAAAGTAGTGttgaaagaagtgaaaaagagGAGCCAGTATCTTGACTGCTTGCTAGTAAAAGCAATGAGCCCGCATGATAAT gAGGACTTCACCCCTCTTGCAACGAATGTTACATTACAAGGTTCAATTGCTGTTGCCATTCGAACAGAGTGTCTCAGAGATGAGAACAAATTGATGGTGATGGGGCTGGATCCTGTCCAATTTCCTTTGTTAAATCCAAGCAGAATGGGAAAGTCTGCAGTTGATGATTTATCAATAAGTGTTATCAAAAACTTACTTGA aattcaGCCGTCCAGAAAATCTTCAGGCCTAACTCAGGAGAGAAATGATCACTCACATTTATTAGGAGCAG CAATTCTTCCCACATCAAAGAAGAATCATCACTTAAATGTATCTAATGAAAGTCCTCGGAACTCTGCTACTTACAGCTCTGCAGCTTGGATCACCAAGAAGTCATCTTGTAAAAAAAAGAGGCCAAGAGGAAG GGTAGGGACAACTAGACCAGTTCTCAGTGACAAGAGGTTCCAGATATTTGGAGAGAAGCCTCCAGAATCTGA tactTTTAAGGGGAGTATTATGAATATTCTCTGGACGGGTAATAACAGCTTGCTCTGCCTTGCTGAG GAGTTCTACGAAAAAGGGAAGCCTCAAATCACAATGCCTGAAGATCTGCCAAAGACATTTGAACATTGTGCAGAAGTGCTCAAACAGAATCTATTGTCATACCAAAGTCAGACAGATGATTACTACAATTCCTGTCTTATAG AATTTCAGGATCAACTGAAGTTGTTTGAGAAGGAGCTCCCTTATGTCTCCCAGTTGGCAGTTGATagtcttttaaaagaacacGAGCAGAAGCTCAGCTATTCCACTGGTCAGATTCGGCACGTCTTCAATAAACAGCTGGAAGACTGGGAGAATGCCAAG GCTGTGCACAAGAATCAGTTACATCCCTCTCTGGGACACCCAGACAACTTACTTCAGCTGGACGCTTTGTgccaagaggaaataaaaaggcaaaaagaccAAGCTGATGGTATTCGTCTCAACACAGAGATGCTGCAG GACTGTGCTGCTGAGTGTGCTCAGAACTTTGTTACTGCACTAGCTGCCTTCactgaaaagctgcttctggAATTAGATGAAAGTATCACTATTGATGATGTACAAGTAGCAA AAACTGAGATGCCAAGAGAGAAGACATCCACTTTAATCAGCCGTAAACAAGCTGGACTTCCTCTAGAAATCTGTGAAGTTAAACCGTTAATTGAACGTGGGAGCAG gacttggCCAGGAATACCCATGACTACTCTCACAGACAATTCAGACTATATTATTTGCAGAGAAACTGCGTCAGTTACAACAGCTAAGACTACACTGGGCCACAAAGCAGCAGTAGAAGCGAGAGATGCTGGATATAAG aaatacaaatgtaaaCTTGAGCAGCAGTTTGCCCAGATCAAGGAAGAAAGTACAGCTCACCTGCTGACAATTCAGCGTTGGGAAGATTGGTGGAAACGATCCATCCAGAAGATTAAGCAACTCTATACATGA
- the GBGT1 gene encoding LOW QUALITY PROTEIN: globoside alpha-1,3-N-acetylgalactosaminyltransferase 1 (The sequence of the model RefSeq protein was modified relative to this genomic sequence to represent the inferred CDS: substituted 2 bases at 2 genomic stop codons) produces the protein MICRRVLGSLVCLFVVTAFIWITAENGKVHYFPYYLPCPEIFSMKLQCTEEKLIQLFPQLFYQQPRVLAPKHQNVLIVTPWLAPIIWEGAFKSEILDSAYRPLHLTIWVTAFAIGKYTRFVGCFLESAEKHFMKGYRVNYYIFTDNPETIPNVQLQPGXKFVIVPIKKYPSWQEITMRRMEAINKHIAETSHQEVDYLFCLDVDMVFYNAWGPETLGDIVAAIHPGYFNVPRSQFPYERRSSSAAYIPDGEGDFYXGGAVFGGLVKKVYEFTKTCHMTILTDKANGIMAAWQEESHLNRHFLSHKPSEVLSPEYLWNDRKPKPPEIHLICFSTVDKNYRDTRLTI, from the exons ATGATTTGCAGGAGAGTGTTGGGATCTCTTGTCTGTCTGTTTGTTGTTACTGCGTTTATCTG GATTACAGCTGAGAATGGAAAAGTGCACTACTTCCCATATTATCTTCCTTGCCCAGAAATCTT CTCCATGAAACTCCAGTGTACAGAAGAGAAGCTAATCCAGCTTTTCCCCCA attattttatcAGCAGCCAAGAGTGTTGGCTCCAAA gcATCAGAATGTGCTGATAGTCACACCATGGCTGGCCCCCATCATCTGGGAAGGAGCCTTCAAATCTGAGATCCTAGACAGTGCCTACAGGCCACTGCATCTCACCATATGGGTGACAGCCTTTGCCATTGGAAA ATACACAAGGTTTGTGGGCTGCTTCTTGGAGTCAGCAGAGAAACATTTCATGAAAGGCTATCGGGTGAACTATTATATCTTCACTGACAACCCTGAGACAATTCCCAATGTCCAGCTGCAACCTGGATGAAAGTTTGTCATTGTCCCCATCAAGAAATACCCCAGCTGGCAAGAGATCACCATGCGCAGGATGGAGGCCATAAACAAGCACATAGCAGAGACGAGCCATCAGGAGGTGGACTACCTCTTCTGCCTGGATGTTGACATGGTGTTCTACAATGCCTGGGGGCCTGAGACCCTGGGTGATATAGTAGCGGCCATACACCCTGGCTATTTCAATGTCCCTCGAAGCCAGTTCCCTTATGAGAGGAGGAGCTCTTCAGCAGCCTACATCCCTGATGGAGAAGGGGACTTCTACTAAGGAGGAGCTGTGTTTGGAGGGCTGGTCAAGAAAGTCTATGAGTTCACCAAGACTTGCCACATGACCATCCTGACGGACAAAGCCAATGGGATCATGGCAGCCTGGCAGGAAGAAAGTCATCTCAACAGACACTTCCTCTCCCACAAACCCTCCGAGGTGCTTTCTCCAGAGTATTTATGGAATGACAGGAAGCCAAAGCCCCCTGAAATTCACCTCATATGTTTTTCCACAGTGGATAAGAACTACAGAGATACGAGACTGACCATCTGA